In the genome of Roseovarius sp. Pro17, the window CCACGCGCGATGACCTCTTTGGCCGGCCCATTCCGATTTGCGGTGTCGCGGGCGATCAGCAGGCTGCGACCATCGGGCAAGCCTGTTTTTCGGCCGGTATGCTGAAATCGACCTACGGTACAGGCTGTTTCGCACTGCTCAATACCGGCGACACGCCAGTTCGCTCGCACAACCGTTTGCTCACGACAATCGCCTATCAGCTGAACGGAAAGCCGACATATGCCCTCGAAGGGTCGATCTTTGTTGCGGGCGCCGTCGTGCAATGGCTGCGCGACGGGCTAAAGATAATCCGCTCGGCGCATGAGGCCCAACCGATGGCCGAGGCCGCCGATCCTGAACAAAACGTGATCCTGGTTCCAGCCTTCACTGGTCTTGGAGCGCCTTATTGGAACGCGGAATGTCGCGGCGCGATATTCGGTTTGTCGCGAAATTCCGGCCCAAACGAACTGGCGCGTGCCGCGCTCGAATCCGTTGGCTATCAGACGCGCGATCTGCTTGAGGCAATGCGGTTGGATTGGAACAGCGAAACTGACGGCGGCGCGGGCTGCGCTACGCTACGGGTGGATGGCGGGATGAGCGTATCCAATTGGACTATGCAATTCCTGTCTGACATCATCGACGCACCCGTCGACCGGCCCGCCACGATGGAAACCACAGCGATGGGCGTAGCCTGGCTGGCCGGTGAACGCGCGGGTCTTTACCCCGATCAGAAACGCTTTGCCCAGATGTGGGCCTTGGACCGCAAGTTCATCCCCTTGATGTCGAACGAAACGCGCCATGCCAAATACCAGACATGGCAGCGTGCAGTCGATGCGGCCCAATCATTCTGACCTGATTTGACCCTGATCGCGGGTTAAGACAGAAGCACCGCCACATCCAATACGACAGATCAAGTCAACATCGGGCCTCGATCCCGAGACCTGTCGCCAATATAAAGCGGCACAGATCGCCACTGCGAAAAGAACTTCGCTGCTAAGCTCATCGAGCCATAGGTCATGCTTGGCCCCTCATGCACAGCTAGGATATCTGGCAAATCTCGCTTTAGTCTTTTCGGGGGACTGGAAGCGGGGTTCAACGAGAGCAGAGTAAATCCCATAGGCCCGTTTGTCGTTTCATGGGCACCCCTTTCACGTTTCGTAGATTCAGAAAACGTAGCTCGAAGCCCTACGCTTTGCGGACATCCTTTAGCAGCTGGTTCTGTTGGCTGAGTTCAGCGAGCACCTTGTTAAGACGTCTGCCCTCGCCCTCAGCCGACTTCATCTGGCTGACAATGAATCCATCTATCACCCGACAGGTGCTACCTAGCGCGGATGCCACCATACTTTGCCCGACTAACAAAACGACGCCGTGCTAATGCCATGGTCGCGGCGCAACTTCGAGACCAGCAGGCCGCTTGCTGCCTGCAGCCTAACACAGGGACGAAATGTCATGGGGGTCGCCGGCTCTCATTATCTTCATCAGAATTCCCTCACTCACCTTGCTGAGAAAACTCCACGCCACATTCTTCAAATTTCGGGGCAGTTGCCCTTCGTTGAACCGGAAACCACCGGGACGGACGGCGAACTTCTGTGTGTGTGCTTAACAGATATAACACCGATGGACGACCTTCCGCCGCAATGATGAACACTGGACGACAATTCCGCACCGCTCCGCGCCGCCAATGTCGAGAGCTCAAAAACGTAGCGAGGTGCCCCGTCATAAAATTGCTCAGATGACTGTCTGTATCATTGGACGCAGCATATAGATCCGCGACCAGTTGCAGCGACGTATCGGACCATGGCCTCGCTGGCCGCGATCCGATCGCTGCTTCCACTGGCCGCGATCCGATCGCTGCTTCCACTGGCCACGAAGTTCAGCTTCAACGTACGACGAATTCCGCGTGAAGCGCACCTGCCGCCTTAATGCTCTTCAGAATGTCGATCATGTCCCGCGGGGCTACGCCCAGCGCATTCAATCCCGCCACCACCTCAGACAATGTCGTGCCCGGCGGAACCTCTGCCAGACCGATTCCCGGTTCTTCTTCGATCTGAGCGTTGGTGCGCGGAACGACAACTGTTTCGCCTTCCGCGAAGGGATTTGGCTGCACGGCGATCGGCGCCTCCTCGACGCGCAATGTCAAATTGCCCTGCGATACGGCGATACGGCTAATGCGCACGTCCTGTCCCATGACGATCGTGCCCGAGCGTTGATCGACGACGACGCGCGCTTTTCTTTCAGGTTCGACCAGCAGGTTCTCGATACGGGCCAGCGCATGCGCTGGCGATCGCATGCCTGTACGACCAATGTCGAGACGCACAGTTCCGCTATCGAGCATAATCGCGACCGCGCGACCAAAGTTGCCGTTGATCACGCTCTCAATACGCCCGGCAGTGGTGAAGTCCGGCTCGCGCAGAGCCAGCCGCAGCTGGTCGAGAGAGCTGAGCTCA includes:
- a CDS encoding flagellar basal body P-ring protein FlgI yields the protein MIQIIRFLVVACISVCIVAPPVSASQIRIKDLVEFDGVRGNDLVGYGLVVGLNGTGDGLRNAPFTEEIMSNILERLGVNVAGEQFRPKNVAAVLVTGSLPPFARAGGQIDVTVSAIGDADSLLGGTLVMTPLNAADGQIYAVAQGTIIAGGAAARGDAATVVQGVPTSGTIPAGARVEREIAFELSSLDQLRLALREPDFTTAGRIESVINGNFGRAVAIMLDSGTVRLDIGRTGMRSPAHALARIENLLVEPERKARVVVDQRSGTIVMGQDVRISRIAVSQGNLTLRVEEAPIAVQPNPFAEGETVVVPRTNAQIEEEPGIGLAEVPPGTTLSEVVAGLNALGVAPRDMIDILKSIKAAGALHAEFVVR
- the glpK gene encoding glycerol kinase GlpK, coding for MTYILAIDQGTTSSRAILFDEKLHACAVAHQEFPQHYPQSGWVEHNVSDLWSTVVDTCRNVIDRAGITPTDIAAIGITNQRETTLVWNRRTGHPIHNAIVWQDRRTAAICASLRDDGLEPMFTERTGLLLDPYFSGTKLKWLLDNVDGARAAARAGDLMFGTVDSFLVWKMTGGKSHLTDATNAARTLLYDIHKGRWSRTICDLLDIPMDLLPEVRDCSSDFGTTRDDLFGRPIPICGVAGDQQAATIGQACFSAGMLKSTYGTGCFALLNTGDTPVRSHNRLLTTIAYQLNGKPTYALEGSIFVAGAVVQWLRDGLKIIRSAHEAQPMAEAADPEQNVILVPAFTGLGAPYWNAECRGAIFGLSRNSGPNELARAALESVGYQTRDLLEAMRLDWNSETDGGAGCATLRVDGGMSVSNWTMQFLSDIIDAPVDRPATMETTAMGVAWLAGERAGLYPDQKRFAQMWALDRKFIPLMSNETRHAKYQTWQRAVDAAQSF